A single genomic interval of Lathyrus oleraceus cultivar Zhongwan6 chromosome 7, CAAS_Psat_ZW6_1.0, whole genome shotgun sequence harbors:
- the LOC127102434 gene encoding uncharacterized protein LOC127102434, with protein MAGRTDRAIAEALESLTQVMAQNAQNNQNGRARGAPDEFRALGKFQRNSPPTFKGSHDPEGAQAWLKVIEKIFRVITCTEAQKVQFGTHMLSEEAEDWWDNTRQILEAIDTEITWVVFRKEFMEKYFPEDVRGKREIEFLELKQGNMTVAEYAVMFVALVKFCLHYNRVDA; from the coding sequence ATGGCTGGGAGAACCGATCGTGCTATTGCTGAAGCATTGGAATCGCTTACTCAGGTGATGGCTCAAAATGCACAGAATAATCAGAATGGGAGAGCACGAGGAGCTCCTGATGAGTTTCGCGCTTTGGGAAAATTTCAGAGGAATAGTCCACCAACTTTCAAGGGTAGCCATGACCCAGAAGGTGCACAGGCATGGCTCAAAGTAATTGAGAAGATCTTCCGAGTGATAACTTGCACTGAGGCTCAAAAGGTAcagtttggtactcatatgctgtcagaggaagctgagGATTGGTGGGATAACACGCGCCAGATATTGGAAGCTATCGATACAGAGATAACTTGGGTTGTGTTCAGAAAAGAATTCATGGAGAAGTATTTCCCCGAGGACGTTCGTGGCAAAAGGGAGATAGAGTTCCTTGAGCTAAAGCAGGGGAACATGACTGTTGCAGAGTATGCTGTGATGTTTGTGGCGCTAGTGAAGTTTTGTCTCCATTACAACCGTGTTGATGCTTAG
- the LOC127105081 gene encoding probable methyltransferase At1g27930: MQVNEKMRNRYPLIGEKRWSVVLLVILGIIGALVFTTTILQTSNNTLFCSLTRTSNQQSNPTPIQLRAILHYATSHVVPQQSLEEISITLNVIKSLNRPFNFLVFGLGHDSLMWAGFNPHGTTLFLEEDPKWVQTVLKDSPELRAITVPYRTQLQEADELLKTYRSEPACSPAKATLKGNEKCKLALHNLPDEVYDTDWDLIMIDAPRGYFAEAPGRMAAIFSMNVMARNRKGSDVTHVFLHDVDRKVEKAYAEEFLCKKNKVDGVGRLWHFKIPAIGNNDTRHDSNDSTFC, translated from the coding sequence ATGCAGGTCAACGAAAAAATGAGGAACCGTTATCCTCTTATCGGTGAAAAACGTTGGTCGGTAGTTTTGTTGGTCATTTTGGGAATAATCGGAGCATTGGTTTTCACAACAACCATACTCCAAACCTCCAACAACACCTTGTTTTGTTCACTCACCCGAACCTCGAACCAACAATCCAACCCTACACCGATCCAGCTTCGTGCCATCCTTCACTACGCAACCTCCCACGTTGTCCCTCAACAATCACTCGAAGAGATCAGCATAACCTTAAACGTCATCAAATCCCTAAACCGTCCCTTCAACTTCCTCGTATTCGGTCTCGGCCACGATTCCCTCATGTGGGCCGGGTTCAACCCACATGGAACCACGCTTTTCCTCGAAGAAGATCCGAAATGGGTTCAAACGGTTCTCAAAGACTCGCCGGAGCTTCGAGCTATTACCGTTCCCTACCGTACACAGCTTCAAGAAGCCGACGAGCTTCTCAAAACGTACCGATCTGAGCCGGCTTGTTCTCCGGCTAAAGCCACGCTGAAAGGCAACGAAAAATGTAAACTAGCGCTTCATAATCTCCCCGACGAGGTTTACGATACCGACTGGGATTTGATAATGATCGACGCGCCGAGAGGGTATTTCGCGGAGGCGCCGGGTCGTATGGCGGCGATATTTTCGATGAACGTGATGGCTAGAAATAGAAAAGGCTCCGATGTGACACACGTGTTTTTGCACGATGTAGATCGGAAGGTGGAGAAGGCTTACGCCGAAGAGTTTCTTTGTAAGAAAAACAAGGTGGATGGTGTGGGAAGACTCTGGCACTTCAAAATTCCTGCAATTGGAAACAATGACACTCGTCATGATTCCAATGATTCAACTTTCTGTTAA